CATATTCGACCGAATAGGAGGAAGCCGCCGGCAATGGGGCATTGCGAATGATGTAGTCGAAAGAGTAAGTGATCCCCAGCTCTTCGAGGTCGTGGGGCGTTAGGGTATTGTATTTGAAGTCGAGTGCAGCTAGCAGCGTGGGATCGGTCTGTTCGGGTAATTGTAGCGGCGCCATGTCTTGCAGCCGGTCGAACCACGTTCTGATGTTTGTATCCTGGTAGGGGAATGCTTTGTGGTTTATTACAATTGCACGCCTTGCGTGGCTCCTGAATGCAGACCATGAGGGTGGAACGGCAAACACTTCTGCCGGCAGCGTATTTTTTGCGGCCCATCGGGCAAGTTGAATTTCAGGATCGCCAGATGCGCGCCAGGGATAAACCTTCTGCTGCAGTCTATCCGGCTGCATAATGAGAATCCCGGCAAACCCTACGGCAAACAAGGCGGCGAGGCGCAGCGGCTGATTGAAACACAGTTGGTCCAGCCTGTTGGCCCATCGAGTAGGCAAAACGCGTACGGTGGCATCAGCTATTAGCATCACCATCAGTGCTTTGACGAGCAGCGTCATTTTGAAAAGCTGCAGCTTGGCTATGGTCAATTGTTGCATGATTTCTGTACCGACATAGGCAACCAGGCAGACTCCTGTGACCAGGACAAGCATATCATTGAAAAAGCCGGCTCTGACCGATCCTTCCTGTTTTTCACGCGCGAGCAGCACCAGGTAGCCAACCAGCAGGACCACAAAAAACTTGATCAGTCGCACCTTGTCAAACGCGCTGAACAGGTAATGGTGTGGATTCCGAAACTGGGCCATGATGTAGAACAGCGACGAGGTGGGGGATATGGTTTCGGAAATTGTATCTGAAAGCGTTTCGCTTACTGCAGAAAATTGCTGGTAGAAGAGGGGGACAAGGGCAAAGGCAGCGACAATGGCGTATACGGCTGTTGTTGTCAGCACACGCATAAAGTGATGGCGTCGGCCCTGTGCCATGTGCGGTTGAAAGAATTGCAAACAAAGCATGCCACCCACAAGCAGCATAACCTGGAGCCCAACCAACGCCTGAAAGAGCGTTGCAATACCTGCAAAGAGACCGGCGCGGGTGTAGTCTTTTCTCAGATAAAAGACAAAAGCCCAGAGTGCAAGGGCCCATGCAGTCATACTCGGCACGAGTACGAAGTGCAATAAATCATTTCCACCCAGTGTCCAGAAAGGGGTAAAAATACAGACAAGCCCGGCGCTAATTAAGGCGGACAGTCGGTTCTTTAAGAGGCCATCTGCCAACTGATAAACCGCACTCGCTATGCTTGCCCAGCTTGCTACATAAACCACAAATACTGCAAGCCAAACGGGCATTGCGATGCTTAGCCCATAGAGCAGGTATACAAAATACGTGCGCACACTAAACGCGGATAGCTGTGTTTGTACAAACCAATCATTCTGAAAATAAGCCGGATTAAGGAGACTGTAGAGAAATGGAATAAACTCATCCTGGTCGCTTGTACCGTATCCGTATCCGAAACGAAGCAGATACAAACCGTAACCGAGCACCAACAGGACGATGTAAGGCGCTTTATTTCGGATGGTTTTCATCGCGGCGCTATGTTGATCAACTGCTTCCATGCTGTAGGGTGCTAGGCAGAAAGCAGGCGTTTAATGCGGAGCATGGTTGCGAGGAGTGGATTGGGCGTATGGGTGACGGCAAAGTAAGGTGTCAATATAGCACCAAAACGCCGCTTGAACTCAGCAATGCCAGGTGTATTTGCACCTACAAAGTCGAATGTCTGAATCCCTTCAGCTTGTAATGCCGGCAGCATATTACCAAGCAGTACGGTCATGGCCGGCCCGGGATTGCTCCCGGCTATCCAGTAATATCCTTTTGTACCGTCGTGTAACACAGCCACGCCTGCCTCAATTGTCCCTTTTGTGGCATCCACGGCAGTGAAGCAGCGGACCATGTTTTGCGTTAACAGGTCGCCGGCCAGGTTTAGCAATTGTGTTTGGGCCAGGGGGAATTGTCGCTTGTTTCTATTATACCCGGCAGCACACAACGCTACAATCTGTTCGAGATCTGAAGCTGATCTGTTTATCTTGTATAAGTCCTTGTTTTTTTTGAAATTACGCCGGGTGCCAGTAGACCAGCCTTGTTGTGATACATCGTAGGTGGACAAGTCGAGTTCGTACGTATAAAAGGGGCCAGTTTGCCAGTTTGCCCATTTAAAACTGCGGATATCCTGCATACCAGGATGCAGGTGTAGCCGGATATCGTCAAATTTGTCAGCTAGGTGGTTTGCGAGACTGGCTAATGCATCGTTGGCTACCTCAGGTTGTGCGCATAACACAGAAGTAAAGGGTGTAAAAGGAGGGACCTCTACACGTAGAAAGGGGCCTTGTTTTCGATGAAACGTAACCAGGCTGGCCAGATCGCGGGTGTTGTCAGCTACCAGCCAAAGCGTTGCTTTTTTATTGCAATGCCTTGCAAGGGCACGGGCAAAGGGCAGCGAGGAGAAGGGTGTGTTTTGCGTAGATATAGCCTGAATCGCTTGCCAGCGCGCGATTCCTTCCTCATTCCCCATTGCGACACCATCTCCAGCATCGCTGATAGCGAATTCAGAGATTTTGAAAGCGGGAGAAGCAGGAGCCACGAAAGAGACTGGAGCATCCAGTATTGGTGTGAAAACAGAAGCCAGCCGTTTAGCACCCCAATTGTGAAAGCGCGAGGCTTAGCACCATATTGAGGTGCGCTTGATGATGCGGCTTAGAGAATATACTGACTAAGGTCTCTATTTTCAGCTACGGTACCAAGCTGCTTGTAAACCATCTCTGCTGTAACCTCAAACGTACTGTAATCAGCGTTATCTGGCACGTCAAAGAGGATTTCTTCGAGCAGGGTTGTAAGGATGGTGTGCAGCCGGCGTGCGCCGATGTTTTCTACTTCGGCGTTGACTTTTGCAGCAATGCCGGCAATTTCCCTGACCGCGTCATCATTAAAGGTAATTTTTACACCTTCAGCTTCAAGCAGCGCTGCGTATTGTTTGAGGAGCGCGTTTTTAGGGAACGTCAGGATTTTGTAGAAATCTTCCTCGTTGAGGTTGTTCAGTTCAACGCGGATTGGGAAGCGGCCCTGGAGTTCGGGGATCAGGTCGCTTGGTTTTGCAATATGGAATGCACCGCTTGCAATAAAGAGAATGTGATCGGTTTTGACCATGCCGTATTTGGTCATCACATTGGAGCCTTCCACAATAGGGAGGAGATCGCGCTGAACGCCTTCGCGGGAGACATCCGGGCCGCCGCCTTTGCCTGAGCGGGCGGCAACTTTGTCAATTTCATCGATGAAAACGATGCCGGCCTGCTCAACACGGGTCATGGCTTCTTTGGTCACCTTGTCCATGTCGATTAGCTTCTGCGCTTCTTCCTGCGTGAGCAGTTCGCGTGCTTCAGCGATTGGCATGCGGCGTTTCTTCCGCTTTTTGCCGCCAAGGTTACCAAACAGCTCCTGGATGTTCATGCCCATCTCTTCGATGCCCATGGGGCCGAAGACTTGCATCATCTGGGTTTGATCGGAGGAGACTTCAATTTCTACTTCCCGCTCATCGAGTTCACCGCGGCCCAGTTTTTCCCTGAATTTGGCGCGGGTACGTTCGCGGAGCTCAGCTTCAGAAGAGGGCTCACTATCTTCTTTGTCAGCCTCATCATTTTGCTGGATGACGAAGCCTGGACCGGGAATAATATCACCAGCGGTCTTTTTGACGGGGGGAATCAGAATGTCGAGGATGCGCTCTTGCGCCAGTTCACGGGCGCGTTCCTGTACGCCTTCGGTAAATTCTTCGCGTACGATGTTGATGGCGATGTCCGTCAGGTCGCGGATCATGCTGTCGACATCGCGGCCAACGTACCCCACTTCAGTAAATTTGGTTGCTTCAACCTTGATGAAGGGCGCCCCGGAGAGTTTGGCAAGCCGGCGTGCAATTTCTGTTTTGCCCACGCCGGTTGGCCCAATCATGATAATATTGTTGGGCATGATCTCGTCCTGGATCTCAGCAGGTGTATTCTGCCGGCGCCAGCGATTACGCAGGGCAATGGCTACGCTTTTCTTGGCTTCGTTCTGCCCAATGATGTATTTGTCTAGTTCCGCTACAATCTGGCGGGGCGTCAATTCTTCCTTCATCTTGAATAGATAGTAATCATCCTGGCGTACTTACACGCCAAGGGGGGATATTGGATTCTTACTCCTTGTTCAAATCATTCTCTGAACCGAGGGAGTCTGCTGGCTCATCCGCCAGTTTGCCACCGTCGCCGGATGGATAAGCCGTAGTTTTATCGAAAACGGCCTCACCGCCGTTAAATTCAACCTTCTCGTCTGCATATTTGTCGCCGGCACTATAGCCTTCGCCAAAGTCAGCAGGATTACGCTGTTCAATTTCTTCTCGGATTTGCAAAACATCGGGGTGTTCTGCGTCAACCAGCAAGACGGTGTAGTCGTACGGGAAGCCACGTCGTTTTTCGAGCCAAACGGCGCCGGCGTCTTCCAGGTTGTTGATGATTGATTTGGGATCGTTGAGGTGATCGTCCAGGGAATCGGAGAGTTTTCGTAACAGTGGCGTCAGATAGACCTCGTCGTATTGTCCAAAGTGTTCCTCGATAACCCGCAGCGTTTCGTAGGCAATGCTATCAGTGACTTCCTGGTATTCAACATCGCGCTGAACCGTAAAGGAGGCGCGGGCGACGCGCCGGCCAAAGGTGCCGTTGCGCACTGCGTCGCTGCTTTTGGAGGTTTTGCCGAGCTGCCGGCGTGCACCCTCGCTCAGCAGGTCTGCTGCATTGAGAAACGTTTCATGCCCAAACAGGTGCATGCGTTCCAGATCTTCGTGCGCCTCAAGGGTAACAACCAACATATTTTTCCCATGCCCTTTCAACAACTGCACAAGGGGGACCTGCACGCTGTTGCCCGAAATCAGCACGTAAGAGTCGATATCCGGGCGCGTGTAAATCAAATCACCCGCATCCAGGCACAATTGCATCGAGGGAGCTGCCGGATCAATACTGGCAGAAACGAACTTTGGCGTCAGGCCCTGCTGATATAACGATTTCTGGATAAAGAGCCCATCACCCTGAAGGGCGCCAAAGTCTGCATATGCATTTGATATGGCCAGTTGAAAAAGGTCTTTTCCCTGGAGGTAACGATTTAACTCTTCAAGCATGTCGATGATAAACTCATCGGGGTGTGTATCATCTGACAGCCTTTGGGACAGAAGGTTGTACAAATTTTGGTAATCTACAAGAACGGCGGTCAGGTTTTCCTGCCTCCACAAACGGTTCTTGTCGTATCTGCTATGATTCATTTGAAAAGTCTGTTACACTAAATTCATTAGTTCAATAAGTAATAAACAGGTGTAGTAGCTACACGAGACGTGCGGGGAGCAGACGTGAAATTTGAGAACGGTATGGCCCGTAACTGATAGTAGGAATTTGCCTTATAAACCCGGCAAAGGCTGCCTGGGAGGCGTACTATTTGACTTCAGGGGACTGAAGTTCCAGAATATTTATATGATGGTTCGTATAAATACAAATATCAGCTGCAATAGAAAGTCCTTCCTCTACTATCTCTCTTGCTGAAAGATTGTCACCATATTTTACAAGTGCCCGCGTGGCTGCGAGGGCAAAGGAGCCGCCGGAGCCTATCGCAACGATGTCATCATCGGGTTCTATAACATCACCCGTGCCACTGATTAGCAAAAGTCGTTCCTCTGAAGCGACAGCCAACAACGCTTCGAGCCGGCGGAGGTAACGATCAGTGCGCCAGTCTTTTGCAAGTTCAACTGCAGCACGGGTCACATTCCCGCCATATTGCTGTAGTTTTTCCTCAAATCGTTCGAAAAGGGTAAAGGCATCAGCCGTAGAGCCGGCAAAGCCAGCAAGGATCTTTCCTCCATGTAATGCACGCACTTTTTGGGCTTTGTGCTTCATTACAGTATTTCCCATCGTAGCCTGACCATCCGACCCAAGCGCAACCTTACCGTTGTGACGAACACCCAGAACGGTTGTTGAACGAATCTTACGCGCGCTTTTAGAATCCATGATCACCACCGGTTCAGACTACGATTTAAGAAATTTCGGCTGTCTTACACGAGAGAAAGGCGCAAAGGGTTCTGCAAAAAAAGAAGCGTTGCAAATTTTGTATTGAGTCCCGCTTTATGTTTGAATTTGTTATACCGCGTGACGGTACGCCGTGGATTATTTAGCAGTAGGGAGGATGACCCGGCATGATACCGGGCTTCCGCCCACGCGCCATTGAGCCAGTTTTCATCCCCCCATCATCCCGAGCCTGCGAAGGAGTTGGGCGAGCAGCCTGCCGGGCATAGCTCTCGGCCCAGTCAGCAGATCTCATTACCACCTTAACCCATCCGCGTTAACCAGCCGCGCCATAATGGCCCACCCAAAGAAGCTGTTAGCCACGCCGATCAGCAACTCGTTCTCGCCTTCTTGCAAAGGTAAAGCAAAGGAAGCATCATCTGGCGTAATTTGCCCAAAAGCATCTTTCATAATGGGATGGGAGTAGAGGTTCTTCCCTACGTAAACAAGCTGCCCGTTTAGCAAGATCCATACTTCATCACTGAAGCCAAGGTTCAGCGTTTGTACTTGCTCCTTTGACGAGTGGATGGTCTGCCTCAACCACACCGCACGCCTGTTGTCGGACCGCCCAAACCGCCGGCTCAGGTTTACCAGACCGTCTCGCTCTGATGCAATTGATTGCCATTCAGTGCTATCCATAGGGTAGTGGTCGCTATGGGCACGGAATAACATTGCGCTAACAAGCTCGCGGCCGGGAGGGAGTTCAAACGCGTCAGTTACCTGCCACTGGTGGAGGTAGCGCTGGTCGTCAGCAACTGGATCATATGCGGCCTCGGGGGCAAGACCAGCAGGGGCGCCATGCGTAACGACGAGATTGGCAAAGATACCACCACCTTCAAACGCAATGCTACCGACATGTGTGTTGCCCATTAGTTCTGGGATCGAGAGCGCCGGCTGATCCATGTCATTAACATAAACCTGCATCCTTTTGCCGGCAACCACGAGCTTGATATGATTCCATCCTTCTTTATGAATGACTGCCGGCCCCTGATATCGGGGATGCAGATCCCACAGCGCAACGCCTTTTGTAAGTGCGGTATACTGCACGGCATCGGGTCCCAGCGGATCATCTGCACGATACGTCCGCAGGTAAAACACCTCCGCCTCCGCGGCGTTTTGCCGCCTGAAGTAAATGGTTGATAGAAAGAAGTCGGTTAGTTCTACATCAAATTCGATGGTGCCATCGGTAAATTGCAGTTCGTTCAAAACCACCTGCCCTTGAGCGGCAAACAGGGCTTCCGGGCTGGGGGTTACTTTAACAGCTGGAATGCCTCTATGCGTGAGGAATTCAGCTCGACCTTCTGGGGCCCTCCAGTGGTCTGTAGTCATGGGGATGCGATGTTCAGCCTCTTGGGCAAACAGGGGGACGGATACAGTTACACAAAGGACAAGTAAAAAGAGTCTTTTCATTGAACCGGTAATTGATGAATGAGCACTAGTTGCGATAAACTAGATGCATATCGATCAGATAGTCCGTTCAATGTTGTGCAATGTGCTGCCAAGGCTGTGCAAAAAGCATATACCCCCTATACAGGCCCAGCAGTACGTAGATGGGATGTGAAATGAACGCCGTGACGGTTACTGTCTGTACCTGGCCAGCAGCGTAACCAACGCATTCTGTGTACGGCGGACGGCGGACGTCTTTACCGTGTAGTTGTTACACATGATTACAAACAACAGCGGGGTGCCGGCTGCTGAGGATACATAGCCACTGAGCGCGCTGGCACCGGTAAGTGTACCAGTTTTAGCCCGGACATTTCTATAGGTTGGGCTCCGCCGGAATCGGTCCTCGAGGGTACCATCAACGCCACCAACGGGCATCGAGTCGTAATATGCCTGCTGCACGCGGGTATCTTTGTGATCCCACATGTAGGCGAGCAGGTTTGCAGTCATGTCTGCTGTTACCAGATTCATCCTGGAAAGCCCTGAGCCATCCAGCAACTTAATGCGACTGGTATCTACACGGGCTCGCCCATGTGTTTCGTTAGCTACTTTGAGACCCCGTTCAGCAGAACTGTCATCTGATTCAAGACCTGGCACGGGCATGTGAATGCCCAGGGTGCGAATGAGCAGTTCTGCGTACAGGTTCTGGCTTTCTTTGTTGAGGATGACAATCATCTCCGAAAGCGGCGGTGAGTGATGACTAAGTAGCTTGTTGAGTGCTTTTTTTGATGGTTTAATTGAAAGCTCATCTACGTCTACAGGCCGGCCCAGGACCACAATGCCTTCCTGAATCAGGACTTCGCGCAGCACGTGGGTGAAATAGGCTGTTGGATTGGAGACTGTGATGTATGAGGTGTCTATTTCAGCCGGATAGATTTCACTGATGGCCTCAATGGTGTTGAAGTTTCGGGGCCGGGTGTAATCGATGTCGTCGCTAGAGTCTGGGGGCACCGTCATGGATTTGTTTACAACATCCACATACGACGTATTGAAAGGGTCCCAACGAAGTTTTGCCGGCATGCCTTCCTGCTGCCCTTCGATGATAAACCGGATGCTGTTATCGTAAAAGGTGAGCGCACTGATTTCTGCAGAATAGTAGTACGGTTCGTCATCCCAACTCCAGCCATAGCCCAGGCTCAGGTCGTCAAAGAGGTCGTCATCACCGATGATGTCGCCGGCAATTTGTTTGATGCCGAGGTCTTTCAGGGCTTTGGCCCAATTCCTGAAAATGAGGGTAGGGTCGTCATCTGAATACCGGTCACCGATGGTTGGGTCGCCCGAGCCACGGACAATCAGGTTACCGTCCAGGATGCCGTCCGTTATGTTGCCGTCGCTATACAGCGTGGTTTCGTATTGAAAATCTGGGCCAAGCTGATCGAGTGCCGCAGCGGTTGTGTAGAGCTTTGCATTGGAGGCCGGCATCATGCTTTTATTGGTATGCCGGGCAAAGAGCACATCGCTGGTGCTCAGGTCTACAACTTTTACCCCCCAAATGGCATTGCTATACTGGTCCTCATTCAAGAGTTGATGGATGGCAGCCTGCAAGGCTTCGCGCGACTCTGTCGCCGGCTGCGCCATGGACAGGCCTGGCAACAGGGCACCTATAGTTACAATATATAGTGCCGCAAAGCCGGTTACTCGGGGACGGGGAAACGAAAACATAGTTCAAGAAGAGGAAATGAGCGTTGAGATACAAACAGCTTAATTGTACCAATAACGTGCAAATGTACGCCTTAGGTACCCCAAATCCTACTCCGGGGTTTCTAGCTCCAGCCGTTCTGCCGGTGCTTCTTCCAGGACAACAAATGCGTGCTCGACGACATCAATAGGGGACGTGGGTTTGATATAGACCAGCAATTGGTTTTTTCCGGGCTGTGGCAGGACCTGTTCTACAATGCCAATGGGGTAGCCGGGTGGGAAAACGCTGCTGTATTCACTGGTGACAACCAGATTGCCCTGCTGGACCGATTCTGTTTTGATGACGTGCTCCAGCAACAATTCGCCACGGTTGATGCCTTCCCATCGCACAATGCCCAGCGCCTGCGACGGCTGCACCTTGGCAGGTACGCGGAAGTCCATGTTGACATAGGACATGACCTGGGCATAGTTTTCACTGACCTGGATGACCTTGCCGAGGATGCCTCGTTCATCCAGCACGCCCATATCTTTTTTTACGCCGTGGGTGCTTCCTTTATTGAGCGTAAGATAATTGTTCTGTTTTGTGATCTCTTTTTCGATGATGCGCGCCGGCTCCAGGTTGTAAGCAACCGTATCGACAAAGCCAACCAGCCGGCGGAGGCGGAGATTTTCGATGTCTGCTTCACGCGAACGCGCAAGCTGGCTCGACAATTCGATATTCTCTGCCCGCAGGATATCGTTTTCTTCTAGCGCGTGGAAATAGCGACCGATCCAACTCAGCGAGCTTTCCACGCGGCCTGTGATTTCGAGAGAAGCAGCGCGGAGCGTCCTGACGATGGTCAGGTTCTGCGTGAGCATGACAATCAGTGAAATCGAAAGAAAACTGAGGAGCAATGCCCAGTCCCTGATCCGAGTCCATTGACGAAAATCCATTGCTGTTGTGTGCTGGTGCAGTTTCCTGCTTTCCTGAACGTGAAGATGTTGAAAGGGATTACACCCGTGCCGGGCGATTATGGTTCAAAACGCAGGCAACTGCGGCGCATCAAGTCAACACTTTCTGGAAGGTTTCGATGTTTTCCAGCACTTTACCCGTTCCGCGAACCACAGCAGTGAGTGGATCTTCAGCAATATAAACAGGGATCTCTGCGCGGTTGCGAATCAGGGTGTCGAGGCCTTTTAACATGGCGCCGCCTCCTGTGAGCATGATACCACGTTCGAGGATGTCTGAGCCCAATTCGGGCGGCGTGCGCTCGAGGCAGTGTAACACTGCGGCTGCAATCTGGCCGATGGGTTCATTGAGGGCATCGCGTACGTCTTCGGACGTAATGGAGCGAATTTTGGGAATCCCGCTAACGAGGTCGCGGCCTTTGACTGAGATTTCGAGTTCAGGATCGAGTTCAACCGCGCTGCCTATTTCACACTTGATGCGTTCTGCTGTTCTCAGACCGATCAGGAGGTTGTGATTCCGTTTGAAGTACTGCAGAATGGTGTTGTCGAGCTCATCACCGCCTACGCGGATTGATTCATCGATCACGATACCGGAGAGGGCAATCACGGCAATTTCAGTTGTGCCACCACCAATATCAACAACCATGTTGCCCACGGGCTCGTCGACATTCATGCCGATGCCAATGGCGGCAGCCATTGGCTCTTTGATCAGGTAGACTTGCTTGGCGCCGGCGCGTTCAGCAGATTCGCGCACAGCACGTTCTTCCACACCAGTGATACCACTCGGTACACAGACCACCATACGGCGAATTGAGTTGTACCAGTTGCGCTGCACCTTGCGGATCAGGCCCCGGATCATCTGTTCAGCAACCTCAAAGTCTGCAATAACACCGTCTTTCAGGGGGCGAATTGTTTCAATTTGGGGATGCGTACGTTCGTGCATTTGCTGCGCTTCGAACCCGATGGCGATGTCTTGCCGGGTTGAACGGTCTACTGCAACAATGCTCGGTTCATTTAAAACAATGCCTTCGCCGGCGATGTGGATCAGCGTGTTGGCTGTACCCAAATCAATAGCAACATCGTGGGAGAGCTTGAAAAACGGCATGTATATGTGCGTTTAACTAAATCGTGAAGTTCAGGAGAAAGTACAGCATTTTAGCGAGGCATGCACGGTACTTGCTCTTTTGGTCCCTCTAGCGTAGTGAAACAAGTAATTCTTGTATGCCAAAAGGAAAAGAGCAAAACCTTCAGCCTGCAACCTTTAACCTGCTACAGCAAGCCAATTAATCCTGCAGAATTTATCGGTTTGCACCTAGTGTCTGAAATGCCGTTTCCCGGTAAACACCATGGCCATGCCATGTTCGTTGGCCGCTTCGATGACCTCTTCGTCGCGTACAGATCCTCCCGGTTGTATAGCGGCTCGGGCTCCATTTTTTGCTGCCTCTACGAGGCCGTCGGCAAATGGAAAAAATGCATCCGAGGCTACCACTGATTCGGTAAAGTCAAGTTCCGACTTGCGGCCTTTTTGAACAGCTATTTCAGAGGAATCGATGCGGCTCATCTGGCCGGCACCAATGCCAAGCGTGGCTGCATTCCTTGCGTAAACTATGGCGTTGCTCTTTACGTGTTTTACCACGCGCCAGCCAAACACCAGATCAAACCATTCCTGCTCAGTAGGCTGACGTTCGGTTACGACGTCAACTTGCGACCGGAAAGCTTCATACGGAGGTAGTGGGCCATCGCGATCCTGGACCAACATACCGCCGGCGATTGACCTGATATCTACCTGAGCACCAGGAGTTGCAGTCTGCCGTGTTTTAATTAATCGGCGATTTTTTTTCTTCTTCAAGAAATCCAGTACACCTTCTTCAAAATCAGGCGCAATAATGATTTCTGTAAAGATGCTGTTGATTGCTTCAGCTGAGGCAAGATCAAGGGGCCGGTTCACCACAACAATGCCTCCAAATGGAGATTGTCGGTCGGTGGCAAACGCATTGCTGTAGGCTTCGTGGAGCGTATCCGCACTGGCTACACCGCACGGGTTCGTGTGTTTGAGGATGGCGCACGTGGGCGGCGCTTCCTGAAATTCCTCGATCAGATAGAGGGCTGCACTGAGGTCGATCAGGTTATTGAAAGACAGGTCTTTACCGTGCAGTTGTTCAAACAACGCTCCGGGATCGCCATAGAATGCGCCTTTCTGATGCGGGTTTTCGCCGTAGCGTAGTGTCTGGACGCGGGGGAGGGTGGTTGCAAAATGTGCTGGCTGTCCCGTTTCATCGGGTGTCTCTTTTGCAAAGTAGCCAGCAATGGCGGTGTCGTATTGAGCGGTATGCGCAAAAGCTTTCGCTGCCAACGTTTGGCGGACAGCCATCGACAGGGTGCCGTTGTTCGCTGCGAGTTCATCGGCAACGAGCGCATAATCCGCTGGCGAGGTTACCACGCCGACAAAGAAAAAGTTTTTGGCAGCGGCGCGAATCATGGTCGGGCCGCCGATGTCGATGTTTTCTATCGCAAAACCGAGGCTTACCCCTTCTTTGCTGATGGCTTGCTGAAAGGGGTAGAGGTTTACAACCACCAGGTCGATGCCCTGGATGTTGTGGGCTTCCAGTTGGGCAAGGTCTTCAGGGTCGTTTTTCCTCGAGAGCAGGCCGCCATGAATTGCAGGGTGCAAGGTTTTTACCCGCCCGTCGAGTATTTCGGGGAACTGGGTGATGTCTGACACTGACTTAACCGGCAGGCCGGCTTCGCTGATCGCGCGCGCTGTGCCACCGGTAGATATCATTTCAACCCCTTGTGCATGCAGTTGCTCTGCAAACGCTACAAGCCCCGTTTTATCCGAAACAGAGAGCAGGGCACGCCGGACGGGATACCGATCTGCTGGTTTTGGTAAATCCTTTTCTTTAATCATGTTTATTGATTGGATGCAGTGTCCTTCGGAATGAGTGGGTCGATAGATACTTGCCGGCCTGTTACTGTTACCCGTCCTTCAGCAATCAACCTGAGGGCTTCCGGGAAAATTTGGTGTTCTACAGCCAGTACACGGCTGGCAAGCGTTTCAACGGCGTCGTTCTGGTAAACCGGAACGGTACGCTGTAGCATGATTGGTCCGGTATCGTAGTCTTCATCAACAAAATGTACTGTTACGCCGGTCCATCGCACGCCGCGGTCAAGGGCTGCCTGGTGGATTTTAGCCCCGTACATGCCGGGGCCGCCAAAAGCCGGCAGCAAAGAAGGATGGATGTTCAACATGCGGCCTTGGAACTGTCGCACCAACTGGAGCGGTATTTTCTTCAGGTAACCGGCCAGCACAACAAAGTTGACGTTGTTTTTGCTGAACAACGCGTTAAGCGCTTCAACATAAGCTGCTTCGGAGTCAAAGCTAGCCGGCTTCATAACCGCAGTTGCAATGCCCCGTTGATTCGCACGTTCCAGCGCCCCGGCATTTGAACGGTTGCTCACGACAGCTGTTACTGCGACATCCCGGAGCGTCCTCTCTTCAATTGCTT
Above is a window of Bacteroidota bacterium DNA encoding:
- a CDS encoding DUF6798 domain-containing protein, which encodes MEAVDQHSAAMKTIRNKAPYIVLLVLGYGLYLLRFGYGYGTSDQDEFIPFLYSLLNPAYFQNDWFVQTQLSAFSVRTYFVYLLYGLSIAMPVWLAVFVVYVASWASIASAVYQLADGLLKNRLSALISAGLVCIFTPFWTLGGNDLLHFVLVPSMTAWALALWAFVFYLRKDYTRAGLFAGIATLFQALVGLQVMLLVGGMLCLQFFQPHMAQGRRHHFMRVLTTTAVYAIVAAFALVPLFYQQFSAVSETLSDTISETISPTSSLFYIMAQFRNPHHYLFSAFDKVRLIKFFVVLLVGYLVLLAREKQEGSVRAGFFNDMLVLVTGVCLVAYVGTEIMQQLTIAKLQLFKMTLLVKALMVMLIADATVRVLPTRWANRLDQLCFNQPLRLAALFAVGFAGILIMQPDRLQQKVYPWRASGDPEIQLARWAAKNTLPAEVFAVPPSWSAFRSHARRAIVINHKAFPYQDTNIRTWFDRLQDMAPLQLPEQTDPTLLAALDFKYNTLTPHDLEELGITYSFDYIIRNAPLPAASSYSVEYETQGWFVYKLSAQRLALQ
- a CDS encoding GNAT family N-acetyltransferase, coding for MAPASPAFKISEFAISDAGDGVAMGNEEGIARWQAIQAISTQNTPFSSLPFARALARHCNKKATLWLVADNTRDLASLVTFHRKQGPFLRVEVPPFTPFTSVLCAQPEVANDALASLANHLADKFDDIRLHLHPGMQDIRSFKWANWQTGPFYTYELDLSTYDVSQQGWSTGTRRNFKKNKDLYKINRSASDLEQIVALCAAGYNRNKRQFPLAQTQLLNLAGDLLTQNMVRCFTAVDATKGTIEAGVAVLHDGTKGYYWIAGSNPGPAMTVLLGNMLPALQAEGIQTFDFVGANTPGIAEFKRRFGAILTPYFAVTHTPNPLLATMLRIKRLLSA
- the hslU gene encoding ATP-dependent protease ATPase subunit HslU, translated to MKEELTPRQIVAELDKYIIGQNEAKKSVAIALRNRWRRQNTPAEIQDEIMPNNIIMIGPTGVGKTEIARRLAKLSGAPFIKVEATKFTEVGYVGRDVDSMIRDLTDIAINIVREEFTEGVQERARELAQERILDILIPPVKKTAGDIIPGPGFVIQQNDEADKEDSEPSSEAELRERTRAKFREKLGRGELDEREVEIEVSSDQTQMMQVFGPMGIEEMGMNIQELFGNLGGKKRKKRRMPIAEARELLTQEEAQKLIDMDKVTKEAMTRVEQAGIVFIDEIDKVAARSGKGGGPDVSREGVQRDLLPIVEGSNVMTKYGMVKTDHILFIASGAFHIAKPSDLIPELQGRFPIRVELNNLNEEDFYKILTFPKNALLKQYAALLEAEGVKITFNDDAVREIAGIAAKVNAEVENIGARRLHTILTTLLEEILFDVPDNADYSTFEVTAEMVYKQLGTVAENRDLSQYIL
- a CDS encoding NYN domain-containing protein, which encodes MNHSRYDKNRLWRQENLTAVLVDYQNLYNLLSQRLSDDTHPDEFIIDMLEELNRYLQGKDLFQLAISNAYADFGALQGDGLFIQKSLYQQGLTPKFVSASIDPAAPSMQLCLDAGDLIYTRPDIDSYVLISGNSVQVPLVQLLKGHGKNMLVVTLEAHEDLERMHLFGHETFLNAADLLSEGARRQLGKTSKSSDAVRNGTFGRRVARASFTVQRDVEYQEVTDSIAYETLRVIEEHFGQYDEVYLTPLLRKLSDSLDDHLNDPKSIINNLEDAGAVWLEKRRGFPYDYTVLLVDAEHPDVLQIREEIEQRNPADFGEGYSAGDKYADEKVEFNGGEAVFDKTTAYPSGDGGKLADEPADSLGSENDLNKE
- the hslV gene encoding ATP-dependent protease subunit HslV: MDSKSARKIRSTTVLGVRHNGKVALGSDGQATMGNTVMKHKAQKVRALHGGKILAGFAGSTADAFTLFERFEEKLQQYGGNVTRAAVELAKDWRTDRYLRRLEALLAVASEERLLLISGTGDVIEPDDDIVAIGSGGSFALAATRALVKYGDNLSAREIVEEGLSIAADICIYTNHHINILELQSPEVK